In one Andrena cerasifolii isolate SP2316 chromosome 2, iyAndCera1_principal, whole genome shotgun sequence genomic region, the following are encoded:
- the LOC143366517 gene encoding uncharacterized protein LOC143366517: protein MPSSKTRIAIVGGGVAGLVVARHTASRLDTYKLTLFEQTDQIGGTWVYTDEIDVDKHGLPVHSSMYKNLKTNLPREIMQIPDFPLKHDDGPSFVHHSVIRNYLCDYTKHFNLYPHIKLNTLVKHVEPETLRNGQTIWMVTYEDLNTKVETTKTFDAVVLCNGHYTVGHVPYIPGIESFPGGRIHSHQYRIPSLYARKKVCILGASWSGIDIAIEVSQYAEKVYLSHNLPEPVDSKMSQNVEQRPGIQSIQGNIFIFRDGSKAEVDNFIYCTGYKFTYPFLSSKVEMRTNENHVEPIYKHLIHMDYPSLFVMGLPGIVIPFPMFHLQAQYILGVLEGRIRLPSSEKIREEYEAEKRALLDQGILLRHISKLKERQWAYYDEIADAANIARFPPVIKKIYNHANQMRELDFTTYKNHQYRILDNENFVVRCCKPR, encoded by the exons ATGCCGAGTAGCAAAACCAGAATTGCCATAGTCGGTGGTGGTGTAGCTGGATTGGTGGTTGCACGGCACACAGCCTCGAGATTGGACACTTATAAGCTGACTCTGTTCGAGCAAACCGATCAGATTGGTGGGACATGGGTCTACACCGATGAAATCGACGTCGATAAGCATGGATTACCAGTTCACAGTAGCATGTACAAGAACCTAAA AACCAACCTTCCCCGAGAAATTATGCAAATACCTGACTTTCCACTGAAACATGACGATGGCCCGTCATTTGTTCATCACAGTGTAATTCGAAACTACCTCTGCGACTACACAAAACATTTCAATTTGTATCCCCATATAAAG CTAAACACTCTGGTGAAGCACGTGGAACCAGAGACTCTGCGAAATGGACAGACAATCTGGATGGTCACGTACGAGGACTTGAACACTAAAGTGGAAACCACGAAAACATTCGACGCTGTGGTCCTCTGTAATGGTCATTACACAGTAGGCCATGTTCCGTACATTCCAGGCATTGAAAGTTTTCCTGGGGGGCGCATACACAGTCATCAGTACAGGATACCCTCGTTGTACGCTAGAAAGAAAGTGTGCATCCTCGGCGCGTCTTGGTCCGGCATCGATATCGCCATAGAGGTCTCACAGTACGCGGAAAAG GTATATTTAAGTCACAATCTACCGGAACCAGTCGATTCCAAAATGTCGCAGAACGTCGAACAGAGACCTGGGATCCAATCCATTCAAGGAAACATTTTCATCTTCCGCGACGGTTCCAAGGCCGAAGTAGACAACTTCATATATTGCACCG GCTATAAGTTTACGTATCCCTTTCTGTCGAGTAAAGTTGAGATGCGCACAAATGAGAACCATGTCGAGCCGATTTACAAGCATCTGATACACATGGATTATCCCAGTTTATTTGTCATGGGACTACCAGGAATCGTAATTCCGTTCCCGATGTTTCACCTACAGGCACAGTACATTCTAGGTGTTCTGGAAGGCCGTATTCGGCTGCCTTCGTCCGAGAAAATCCGCGAGGAATACGAAGCAGAAAAGAGAGCTCTGCTTGATCAGGGTATTCTg CTTAGGCATATCAGCAAACTAAAGGAGAGACAGTGGGCATATTACGATGAGATTGCTGACGCTGCGAACATCGCCAGGTTCCCGCCAGTGATCAAGAAAATCTACAACCACGCCAATCAAATGCGGGAATTGGACTTCACTACTTACAAGAACCACCAGTATCGCATACTCGACAATGAGAATTTCGTAGTACGCTGCTGTAAGCCTCGTTAG